The Larimichthys crocea isolate SSNF chromosome XII, L_crocea_2.0, whole genome shotgun sequence region ATAGGAAGTCAATTTTGATGTGTGTAATTCATGACTATTTACATTGCAGATTCTCACTGAAGGCGtcaaagctatgaatgaacacatatggaattatgtagtgaacaaaaaagtgtgaaattaccCTTTGCTATGTTGACAGCGCTGCAAACCCTTGGCCTTCTCTTAATGAGCTTCATAATgtagtcacctgaaatggttTTCACTTCACAGGTGTGCCTTGTCAGGGTTAATTTTTGGAATATCTTGCCTTCTTAATGGAGTTAAGACCATCAGATGTGTTGTGCAGAAGTCAGGTTGGtacacagctgacagctctaTTTGACAACTGTTAAAattcatattatggcaagaaacAATCAtctaagtaaagagaaacgacagtccatcattactttaagaaatGAAGGCCAGTCAGTCTGCAAAATTGCaaaaactttgaatgtgtcccAAAATGCAGACGCAAAAACCATCAAGCGCTACGACAAAACTGGCTCACATGAGGACcaccccaggaaaggaagaccaagagtcacCTGTGCTGCTGAGGATAAGTTCATCCGAGTCACCAGTCTTAGATGTCGCAAgttaacagcacctcagattagagcccagaTAAATGCCACCCAGAGTTctagtagcagacacatctctacatcaacTGTTCAAAGGAGACTGTGCGAATCAGGCCTTTATGGTCAAATAGCTGCTAAGAAACCACTGCTAAGGAAATGCAACAAGCAGAAGAGATTTGTTTGGGCCAAGAagcacaaggaatggacattagaccagtggaaatctgtgctttggtctgatgagtccaaatttaaATCTTTGTTTCCACCTGCCGTGTCTTTGTGTGACGCAGAAAAGGTGAACGGATGCTCTTTACATGCATGGTTTCCgctgtgaagcatggaggaggaggcgtgatggtgtgggggtgctttgctggtgacactgttggggatttattcaaaattgaAGGCACACTcaaccagcatggctaccatgGCATCCTGCAgcgacatgccatcccatcCGGTTTGCATTTAGTTgcaccatcatttatttttcaacaggacaatgaccccaaacacacttcGAGGCTgtgtaagggctatttgaccaagaaggagagtgatggagtgctgcgccagatgacctggcctccacagtcacctgacctaaacccaatcgagatggtttgggatgaaaTGGACCGCAGAGTGAAGGCAGAAgggccaacaagtgctcagcatctcTGGGAACTCCTTccaagactgttggaaaaccattttagatgactacctcatgaagctcATCGCGAGAATgccatgtatgtatgtatgtatgtatgtatggatggatggatgacctAATGCATAGATCCCAACCTTGTGACCATCTTGTGAACTCTTAGAAAAACAGTGTGTTGGTTTCAGATGTCTGACAGTTTTTTGCAGTTCCAAATTTTCTAATTATACTCCTTTATTTTTACTTGCTTATTTTACTTGTAGTGTTTGTTGTATTggttattttattcttatttatgaAACCAGGATAGGGTTGACAAACCAGACAATAACTTTTATTCCAGCTACAAATAGAGTTCACTGTAAGAGCTAAAAGTATTTTTAGAGCTTATAATTAGAGGTACATGTAAGGTTTTGGTGTGGACTCTTCCTGCACCTGCCATACCGCAGACAATCAGGAGAGACATATTTTCACACCCACAGGTGCAGAAAACCCTGCAGTGGAGGAAGGTGTGGGAAAATACTAAATTAAGTATAAGACAACAGGGCTGTGTGAGGCAGGTAAAAAAGAAGtggaaaaacagacactgaaCGTTGATTTGTATCATGACAAGCAAAAAGGCTGACGGTCTGCATCAATGAGTTATTGGAGACAGTGAGATGAATTACAGTGAGACATCTGGAGGGAACTGACAGATTTATTGACATGCGGTTCATGGTATAAATGATTTGCAATACCTTGctggaataaattaaaaacaagcttttGAAGGGCTGCTTTTACTTTGATGAAACAAAGCTGCAAGTGTCTCATTCCTTGGTGGTTTGTGGTGATGGTAAACAGTTTGGACTGAAAAATGTAAGCTCAAAGTAGTCTGTTACTTCCAACGCTGTATGAATATCTACGATGcttttgtgcgtgtgtgaaatGTCTGCTCCACACGACTTAGGTCTGAGTCTGTTACTGTTTCAGTTCGTTTGTTGAGCTCTCTTCACTGACACTCTCCTGCTTTCCCTCCACTACATTAGTTTCTATCTCCTCATCCTCCATGGTCAGAGCTAACCAAGACTCTTTATGCAACCGCTCACTCCTTTCCACCTCCTGAACACTGGGTGGCGAAGTTGCCTGCATGTGTGCCGGCAGATGCTTAAACTCTTCATCGTTTACATCATAGTCCTTCATCTTTGAGTCCAGGATCCACCAGCGGCCAACGAAGCCCACGTCTAGTATCCGCTGAGGGAACTCCCTCCAGCGGGGCGACACGTTGGAGCACTGGGCTTCGTACAGAGTGGCGTCTGGGTCGTATTCTGTGCGGtaaaccagagagagaaaacccaGGCTGACGTGGTGGAGCCGGCCCTCGTTACGAAGCTTCACTAGATTCTGCACGTGGCCATCGGAGGTGCCATTGCGGATCCACGGTGACAGCAGGCCCAGCTGGCCGGAGCGCTCCAGCAGGGTGGCTTCGAAGGACGATTGGTCAGGTTTTGTGTAGAAGCAGGCCCAAGCCCCGCCCACCAGAGTCATGTACACAGACGCTTTGACCGGTCGCTCCCACGCACCCACAAACACCTCCCGACATGCTTCTTTGTAGTCCGAGAGCAGGCTGCGACaccacacacctacagacagaaggagggaaGGGTGCAGCACAAGATAGGACACTTAGGCAGCGTTAcacctggaacacacacatgtgactgCATCAGTATTTCCACAATAATGTCAGATTTCATCATTAATTTGGGGTAAAATAACCACGGAGGAGTGACTGAAAGGGACCGACaggatgaaggaggaaaaaaataatggcTGAAATTAACAACAGCAAAATTGGAAAAGTCAAGAAACGAAGCTGGGACTGTTTAATGGGCAACGCTGTCATTTAATGAATGTACAAATAACCTACGAAAATgtcaacaaaagaaacacagagggcCTGTGGGGATTTATGTTCGAGCGTGGAAACCCGCTATGTCATGTCGCTGTGTTGGAGTAAACCCAAAGCAGACAACTACACCAGAGATCTGTGGCAAATTAAAGATGTCACTGAGCTGGCTTGCAGTCTAACCACTGCTTGTGAACTATCACTATACAAAACCCTGTGATGCTGCATGGAGGCAGGAGAAATCATGTCAGAGACGGGGAAGAAATCTGAAACAACCCTGCAATCAGGACGAGAACTGGAGAAGATGTTGGAGCCACATCCACACTTCAGCCAAGGTACAATTAAAACACACCTGGTCAGAGTCAAACAGCCCTGTACCAGGGAAGAGGATCGCTGACATCACTGAACATGACTTCAACGATTATGGATATCCAGATAACTTTTCATAATAATCTTTATAATGCTTtctactgtgtctgtgttgcttGGTCACTATTCTCTTAAATGTGGCTGAAGAACTACATTTCTTAGCGGaagaatatttgtttgttgtcaaaacattattgcattttttgtcgctgtgtgtttattttatgaaaacTTGAAGATATATACTGTTTCATGAAAGCAGTAAGTCATGCTAGGCTGTGATTTAAGAACCGGTTTAAGGCTCTGTCAGATCTAGTTTGTATCTTCTTAATTTAGTGATGTGTAAATCTTCAACTCGGGTCCTGATCAGACAGTGCGATTAAATAAACGTCAGCATGAAAACAAGACAGGGTCTATGTCATGTGAAATCTTGAATAGTGAATGTTAATCTGAAATCTGTGATGGTCCTAATAACATTTGTTCTAAGGGTATACTGATGTTTATCATTATATGTCATTTGGTAATGCTGCTATTTTGAAAAGCATCCTGATCATGTGAGGCGGGGCAAGCTGGTACagaggtgtaggtgtgtgtgtgtgtgtgtgtggaataagGAAAGCGGTAGAAAATTCAAATATTTCCAAATAAAATACAGGCTAGAAATCTTTTTCCATCaggctctgttccatttttttttaatcaatgaaGAAATAATAGAGCAGAGGAAAGTGGAAGGACGCAGCTTTACACGGTTTATACATGCCAACTTTCTGAAGAAAGCtcattaataaattatgataaatgtcaaaatatctgatgttattgtttattttaaaatagacctcaatatttcattttggacaaatgtgtttcatgtaaATATCCAGGTGTAGGTGAgaagctgaaaatgtttcatgtcaAGCTCTTTAACTGAACACAACAGAACTGTACTTAACTTAACTGTACTTTTAAGTAAATAACTATCACAGGCCCATGTTGGTAACATTAAATATGGTCTTACTTTGATAGTTATGGTAGTATTGTGCATGTTTTGGATTTTATTGGATATTATAAGTGCGACCAAAAGAGTTATGACAGGATTGATAAAAGTGACAAAGCTCCTGTCAAGCATCATATTTTGGTTTGCATGGAAAATCACCATTTCCATCTGCTGTTATCTAATATGTGCACATTACAATGACACAGCAgcttaaataaatgaaaacatgttgctCTTCTGCAAACATCATATAACCAGTGATTGAGCACTATGATAAACTCATACTGACCTATATGTACGGTAAACTGATCAGTGCTCTCCCTGTAACCTTAACTTCTAACGCTGGGCTGTATGACTCGTGCTCTCAGTGCCTCACCCGCTTTGCTGCCTTTCAGCCTCTCCCATCTGCTGCCCGGTACCGGTGCCGGTGCCGGTGCCGGTGCTGCCTCTGCCGCTGCACAGAACAGCCTCTTCACCACACGTAACGAAGCCATTTGAGCAGATCTTCCTCACTGGTCCGGTCACCTTCATGCAGAAGAAAACATCCTGCCTGTCAAGAAGACAGCACACATGGAGCCAAAATGGCGTCCAGGCGGTGACTCGTGTTTGATCCTCCGGCGGAACACTGCACCTCGCAAAGGTTCCGTTTGCTGTCATTTGAACAGAAAGTGTATTAGCAACGAAGTTATGACAACGTGTATTGTAATTTTGACGCAAATTGAGGTAATTAAATTTGTTACATAACTGTATATTACACGGTCTCTTCTAATTTAATCAACAAACCGCCTTCTTAAAAAGAAGACACGTGACCGCTTTGTTTACGTGGTGACGTGTAACGGAAGGACATACTTACATGACAGCACTGGCGATGAGAGACAGGTATgagcattttattattattttatgttcgATAATTTAACCTGTATGGACTGAGACGTCATATATTTACGTCAGctacctttgtgtgttttaaacaaatgagaaacGAGAGCACGAGCGCGCCTTTAGTCTAGCTCGTGTCACgccgtcatcatcatcaggacGTCCTGCTCGTGCTGCTGTGACACTGAGAGGATCCTTACCTGTTCATCTTCACCTAGGCATTGAGTGAGGCTGCTGTTCGTTCACTGAAGCCATGGCCAGTCCAAATGACCTACAGTTTCAAGGTAAACACGCTGTTCTTCAGActcatgtgtctgtctgctcttcCATATGTCTGTCTTTGCTTCTGTCACATGTCATCTTCCATGTCTCGGCTAAACTGATGGATACATGCTGAAAGCTGTGACTGAgcagaaatacatttaactgATGATCAAAGTGTGTTTCTAGTTGAGTAACAACACACTGTCCTGCGCTTTCTGGATGTAATGTTATGAAAATGGTTCAAGGGGGATATAAGTGATCACAATGTGGTGAATGATGAAAGTTCTTCCTGCAGCTAAAACAGATCCACTTAACCAGATGCTGAATCTGAATTGAAATATTGGAGTTGATATGACACCTGACTTGTATTTGTCCTGGTATAAAACTGCTGTCCGGTGACTGAcagattaaaaatattaataatattaataaaagtaAAGGACGGTGTTGATCTTCTGAACAGTACGGGGAAATTGAGGCATCCTTGATGACCAGATCTTCAGATCTCAGAGCCAAGGAGCAAGTATACATGAATTATGGCAAATAAGAAGCACTCTCGATACACTGACCTCTAGTGGCACTTAGGTAAATAACACAGGTTTATGCTGTCATATCTAATATttagttgagttgagttgtAGTGGTAAGCACTGTTGTCCCTGGTTTGAaccctttctgtgtggagtttgcatgttctcctcatgtctgagtactccggcttcctcccacagtctaaagacaGGGTGTAACTTGCCTCTTGCCCACTGTGCGAtgggctccagccccctgcgacCCCGATCAGGATAAGCAGTGATGAAAAAATGGATAGATTATTGCATGGAgttctttaatttctttacaTTCATTCAAAACAATGTAAGGCCTCTTATGCatttgagaccatcagttgtgttcaactactgtagtaatccGTTATGACAAGAACCGCTCAATTAAGTAAAGAGAGACAACAGTCCATCATACTTTACATGAATTAAGGAAGGTCAGTCAGTGGTTCTTTAAGTGCAGCTGCAAAAATCATCAAACCTGTCATTAACTCTGTGATTCTTGATGAATGTCTGTAGAGTTTGAGGAAgcagcagagctgctgtctgcagacCCGGGAGCCTCCACACTCAGTATGTCTTCCTCaaaaaacaccaccaccactgctgcagcaacagcaggaggaggagaggatgtgaAACTGGACCTTTCAGATGACGAAGAGGGTCAGGAGGAGAGCTCGGAGGTGTGTGAAGTGTCCGTGTTGACTTATGTGACAGAGGTTAAGATGTTTTGAGTGGACTGTAGCTGAAAGATGTCTGTGCTTCCAGCTGTTAGGAGGACAGAAAGCAACTGGTGGCTTCTGGACCTTTGAGTACTATCAGTCGTTCTTCAATGTGGACACAATGCAGGTATGAGACACTCCCTCTCCACAAATACACTCTTTGTACAGCTGCAGTTGTAAATCAACAATGGATacaagttattatttttatgatgaactgATCATGTGATGCAGGTACTGGACAGAGTCAAGGGGTCAATGATGCCATTACCTGGAAGAAACTTCATCAAACACCACCTTAGGAGTAACCCAGATCTATATGGTAAGCCAATGGAGCTGTGTGAAATAATTCTCTTCCTTTACTCTTCCTTTACTCTGGATTCTAAGACCCTGTGTGGTTGACATTCCCTGCAATTTTTAAAGCTTGGTTGAAAAGGGTTGTGGCATATGTAGCTAAGTCCCTGTAAAAGTTGTTCAAGTGTATCTCCTTCAAAATGTAATTATCGAGTGTACAAAAGTTAGAGATATATCATGTGGTGACGAGAACTGTGATTTGTCAGCTTGGCCTGCTTTCCTTCTATTCCATTTTTCTGACGCCACTGGAGATCGTTCAGAGGTAACTCGTCACCGCCTCttagggctgctcgattatgaaaaaaatcaatatcacgattattttggtcaatattgaaatcacgattattcaaacgattaattttgagtttcacaatgcatttattcagcatttctctctctctcaattgATTCTCtcattgattctttatgcaaatattaaaattgaaaataaattttggctacaaatatgttctttacagctgttttgcaatgtataaagcattaaatcaataaaataaatatactttatggaacattaattaaggcatagaaaaacataaatgtatccaaaataaactatggatccagctgctctgcaaattctctatatttatagaacaaaataaatataataataagcataagcatcaataagcaataagcatcttcttgaaaccctcacctTCGACTGTcttaatgggttgcatatctttagctaagaaatatccaagggcagctgttaggccccgtttacacgtacacgggtattttaaaaaatggagaCATCTCCCTTcgtttgtatcttttacacgcaaacggtgaatttgcctctgaaaacgaatcgagttttaggcagctgatgcggCAAAAGTGTGACcagtgtttaccttttgctataTACTTGTAtaatttgtagtgttaccaagaggattatgtgctgctgcttctcgtcggattcttctcattcactttcactgtttttgaacaccaaacgacacacctcactcttcagctgtgtgagggagtatgggctatcctgtGAGTCAGCAGGGCAGCGTaaaatggaatgtattgcgcatgcgcGTCTTTTAGAAATTGTGTAgtaaaaagtggaaaataaatcgtttaaactcgattatatgatttttgagatcgtttgacaacaaaatcgaaatcgtgGTCGaaattcgattaattgcacagccctaccGTCTCTCCTCACCTGATGTACCCGTTACTGGAAACTTAATATGCCAGAGAAGTGTAGCTGGCTGCTGATTCCTTATTCCTCGTGCAAGTTATCAACAACTCTAGGCCAAAAACTGATTATAGGTGATGGTATCATGAATGGGCATCCTCAAAAGGCTCAGTTATTCGCAAGCAAGGATGGGGTAGGAAAGATGGAAGGAAGTTCAgcactttgtgaaaaaaaaaacgcatcaGCAGATAGTCTAAGAACAAGGTGAAGAACAATGTTTCTCAATGCACAAGTCAAAGAATTCAGATTTTATCATCTAGAATCCACAATattattaaaagattcagagaaatcCCAAAGCCCAAAGCCAAGATTGAATACTGGTGGTGGCCTTCGATCACTCAGGCAGCACTGTATAAAAACAGACGAACCAGAAAGAAACGACTTCTCTGTGGTCGAAGCTCATCTGAGATCGACTGACGGAAGCCAAGACACGTTTTGCGTATGTTAAAACAGCATGACTTAGTAGAAAAGGAGTGCAGGTACTTAACTGACCTGCCTCCAGTCCCAACTTGTCCCCCTTTAAAGATGTGCGATGCATTACAAGGCGAAGTACGTCAATGGAGTATCCGGACAGTTGAGCAACCGTAGTCATATATCATGCAGGAATGGGAAAGAAGTTCAAGTTATCTCGCACAAATTGACttatcaaagtgtttttgtctcctGCGTGTCCCAGTAACTGTAGGCATGACCCTGATATCAAAAGTGAATTGTGACAACTCTAATGATATACTCcacatataatataaatgtgtgtgtttgtgtgtgtaggtcccTTCTGGATCTGTGTGACACTAGTGTTCTCAGTAGCAATCAGTGGGAACTTGTCCACCTTCCTCACTAAGATGGGAACA contains the following coding sequences:
- the timm29 gene encoding mitochondrial import inner membrane translocase subunit Tim29, with the protein product MASLRVVKRLFCAAAEAAPAPAPAPVPGSRWERLKGSKAGVWCRSLLSDYKEACREVFVGAWERPVKASVYMTLVGGAWACFYTKPDQSSFEATLLERSGQLGLLSPWIRNGTSDGHVQNLVKLRNEGRLHHVSLGFLSLVYRTEYDPDATLYEAQCSNVSPRWREFPQRILDVGFVGRWWILDSKMKDYDVNDEEFKHLPAHMQATSPPSVQEVERSERLHKESWLALTMEDEEIETNVVEGKQESVSEESSTNELKQ